TCCAGGAATCCTCCCACATCACATTATTTTACTATTCTACtataattaatttagaaaaaaaaatgtgccctcAGCCTAGTctctagataaataaaatttgtaaacatttacaaatatgtggtaagaatacatatatacatatacacaaatatatgaaaatatttatatacccacatatattcctgtgtgtgtgctaAGTTTGTACACAGTATGTGAAAGCTCTCTATGAGATTTTTCTAGCTATTGTACTTATTATAATGTcccacatttactgagtgcttttcATCTATGCCAAGACCTAGGCAACGTGGTTTTACATTATGTATTACTtcatctaatttgtctgaaactaatattatttttaatatttgttgaaaatcaaaAAGTAGAAAGGAAGTGTACAAATCTGTATGATAAAATAATATGGTTGCTGAGTTCACTATTTCCAATATTGTAGTTATTCAATGTCAAAcactaaaatatatactttaaaaatttctgattTAAGATATCTCTACATTCTAGCCTACAATAATACCATGTCCATAACGTATTCTTTTTACAGTGCCGTGAAAATGATGAAAGACCATTCAATCAGAAAACTGCCAAGTATATCCCATTTCATTATGTGCTGAATAACTATCCTCGCTATGAACACACTTACTACCCACATAGACCAGCTGTACCAATTAATCATCAATATGTGCCTTATCCATATTATGCAAAACTAGTTGTATTTAGGCCACATGCCCAAATTCCTCAATGGCAAGTCCTGCCAAATGCCTACCCACCCACCGTGGTACATCGCCCACACCTACATCCATCATTTATTGCCGTCCCTGCAAAGAAAATTCAGGATAAGACAGGCATCCCTACCATCAATACCATTGCTACTGCTGAGCCTACACTTATTCCTACCACTGAATCAAGAGTGGACACTGTAGTCACTTCAGAGGCTTTCTCAGAATACACCATCACAAGCACACCTGAGACTACCACAGTTCCCGTTACTTCACCTATAGTCTAAAAACTCTGAGGAAACATCAAAGACAACACAGGTAAGtgagcaaaagacaaaaataaatagtacAGACAAGATTCATGAATTTATCGGTACAATCATAATACTTAAACTAGTATAATAGATAAATTAAGCCTGTTATAAGAGCAGGCAAAATGGgttcattataattttaatttgatagTGCCATAGCATTGATATACTGGATTCTGTTCCAATAAGAAATGAAATatcttattttacaaaatgcagaaaaattgGAGATGTTATTATCAAACCTTATTTCAACAATCAGAACACTCCTCAAATCTACCAGTTTTATTTCATTCCTATTTATACACACAGAAAGTAGAGTGAAATACTATGTTAAACTTGTGATTTTTcttatctcaaaaataaatgttctgaGAACATTTATATAGAATAtgagtttaaatatattttaaacatttaactgTGTTCTTGCACTCTAATTTTGCCCTGAATCGagcaaaaggaaatatatttcccaagcatttctttatttcagaCATCAGTTCTGAAAGGATCCGTGAAGTTTAAGCACTCAAAATTTCTTGTATTCTAAGATGAACCCATGGAAGAATtgtaattcttaattttaaaagcacatacaTACTAAAAGAATACtttcagaatcttttttaaaatactttcagaaCCTTAAATGTGATGCCAACACTTCCATTTATTATTTGGATCAATGAAAAATGGCAGAGTCTAAAATAACTTGAAACttatggaaagaaattaaagggaaagatcaataaaatagaaaattttgagtttctttgcaataaatattttcagcacaTCAACCtgtctatatattatatatctgaaaTACAACACAGTGACCTGTGATACAAGAGGAATAGCATTAGACCAGTGTTAGACCAGAGGGCTATTTCTTCCACCTTGTGACTTTAGACAAGTCATTACTCTTTCTGAACTttcattttctcataattttggTTTCTATAAAGTGATAATGCATATTGTGAAAAGATTGTAAAAACTGATCAGTCTGCCaactatattagaaaaataaaatcagtaaatgctaaaatttacttttaaacaaTACCCTGTCCTTACTAAATGATAAAAACTTTATATAGTTATCTCAGATTATTCCTATAGCAACCATATGGAACAGATTATATTACTATCttcaattcacaaaagaaaaataacaagccCATGAATCTTAAGTAAATTACCACAGCTCAGAAGTTCAAAACTGGGAACCAAACCAGTCTGGTTTGGTTGGTTGTCTGGTTTCAGATAGTAAAAAGTAATTACTCTGCTATCTATTTCTATATGGACTGTCTAatatacagaaaaacagaaaattcactATGTTTTCCTTAGATCAATGTATctataaattgtattatttagTTGCTCTTTAATAGGACATATGGTAGGAAAAAGAAGATAAGATGCTGGGTAAACTTTGGACttattaaaatttggaaaacaaaatgagaaaattaatggGCACAACATGAAAACAAGTAGTACAGTTATATATTGTATTGATTCAAAATGTTACATGattatgtttttaatgaaataataattatctcAATAGCTACAATTGTTCAAAATTCATGAGCCTAGATTTCTAAGTTAAAACCAGTATATAATATTACTTATAAAGAAGCATGTTAAGGACATTATTTTGGTGTAAATATTAGATGAAGTCAATTATTTTCAGTTACTATAAgccaattttaaatatttaaatttaaatatttaatttgataaaatCCTTGGATACGGACATAAGAGACAAATCATTTAAGCTAAATAAAATTGTACATGAGAACTGTTAGCATACTATGAACTAAATTCCTAAACTGTCATCATTTTTTATAGGTCTTGATGAAGCTAAATGACTACTCTAAACTCTCCTTTGGTCACTCATCTACATTCATTCAAGAGAGAATGTGATTTTGATGGATttggctcctttctcttctcccttcacaTTTTACGTCCatatcacatttaattttttgtttcttgcacAATAAAGCCATTTGAATGCAAGTGGATCTCTTAATTGAGGAGTCTGTAGATATACCTCAAGGATCTCTGAAACCTTGTCACTTCAAAGCAAATTTAGTGTGAGTTTCAGTAAACAAGTTTATCTGGGGGCAAAGTTCATAATGTTATCCAATTCTCAAAGTGGTCCTCGGTCTAACAGTGATTAAGTACGTCTTCTCCAGGATGACACTGAACATCTAAACTTACAACTAAGTcattggaaccagaaaagaactaAGCTATGATGTCTCAATCCAAGGGACCACAAAGTGACTCTTGAGAGCCCTGGAAACTCTGGagttaacataaaatttaagtgCTAATGTTAAATCATTCCTGGGAGGAAATTCTGGGCACAGGCAAGCTACAGATGACCACaattacaaacacacatacatggcAAAATTACAGAAATTGATGGAGACTAGACCTGCATGACCAGATTCCTCCAGACCGGAAGCTATGGTCTCACATCTGTCCAAACATAAACATGAGCATGcgcatgtatgtacacacacacacacacacacacacacaccaggaagtTTCTGGAATTAAGGTCTTCCAGTCTACAAACACTGGTGAATAAAGTCCAAAAATAGGGTTTTCCCTTAAACACATATACAAGGTAAATAAATGGGTTGTTTATGTGCTTGCTCCATATTTAACACATCCTGccagagaaaatacaaatcactCAACCCCTACAAATTGCTTACCTGTCACCCATCTAATCTTTTGCTGAAATTCTCAACAGATGTGCTATTATTAGGAATGATCTGTAGCCTTTCACCAGCTCTCTCATTCAAATTTTAGAGTCTGGAAGAAAGGCATAGTCAGGAGCATGGTATGGCTGAGCCTTATTTGCCGTGACCATTAATAactattaatttcttaaaaaacaaagtaaaacgggcacctgggtggcttagtcattaagcgtctgctttcagttcaggtcatgatcccagagtcctgggattgagccccacattgggctccctgctcagccggaagactgcttctccccctcccactccccctgcttgtgttccctctctcaccgtgtttctctttgtcaaataaataaataaaatcttaaaaaaaaaacaaagtaaaaatgtggaagaggtagaatttattttattaatttaacaaaaaacATTGATCACCAAATAGGTACAAAGTACTATAAGAATTATTGTGGGGCATTTAACAATaatgatatttaataataatatgcaATCAACAGTTATACAATATATACTATAGGCCAGTCAATCTTCTATTTGTTTACACATATTTAGTCATTTCATATGTGCCCATGGACTAcatgttgttgttgctgctgctgctgttgttatgcgagagaaatgaataattttccccaaatggggctgggatttgaatccacatagttttgctttttcttcttttttttaaagagagagagaaaacaagagaaaggggaaggggggatggggaaggggcaaaggcagagggagagagagaaccttaagcaggctccacatccagtgcagagtctaacacagggctcaatctcacgaccctgagatcatgacctgggttgaaattaagagttggatgattaaccaactgagccacccaggcgccccacagataGTTTTGCTTtaaagtccatgctcttaaccatgtGAACACTACTATAAAGCATTTCCAGTCTGGTAGATGAAATAAAATACGAAGcaaactactttaaaataaaaaaatcttatatataaagcatttttgcatatattaatcTTCACCAACAACCTCCTGAAATAATTTGTTACTGCTCTTCATTTTCTGTATGTGAAAACAACTTCAAAGCAgacataagataataaaaaatttatgGGCTTTAGATTAGGATAAACCTCAAAGTTTTAGCTCAAAATTATCCttaccatgtgaccttgagcaataAATCGAATggaaagtaatattttttatttattgatatatgTGTCAGGCTCTGTAACAAGGATTTTAGAGGTATTACTTTATTCCACACGTAGTACtgttaggtactattattatgctcatatataaatgaggaaactgaggctcagagagattaagtaattaaGTAATTAAGTACACAAGATCGTAAACCACTAAGTGGTAGAGCTTAGCTTTGAACTCTAGCAATTCAATCCACCAGCCTTCATTATCTTACTACTAGGACATACAACCTTTAATCAGAGATATTCATTAAGGTACCCTGTATCAACTGGGCATTTAGTCAATGTTCATTCCTTTATCCCTAAATTCGCTAAGTAACATTTCCAAGGACATCCACTGCCCACAAGATAAAGTCAACTTTCATGATTTTGCTATTATCTTTCCACATCATCTCTCTCCTTTACATCCGCACACCATACACTCCAGGGACTCAAAACCTCCTGCGGCTGCTTTAGCAGTAACAGCAACAGTGCTTCTCTGAAACTGTTCAAGTTCTTCTGATAATTCATATCACATAATCAAAATCTGACTCCTTGACTTAGATATCacattccaatttttaaaagatttatttatttattttagggagagtggggggtgggagggacagagagagagagaatctcagtaGACCTTCCATTGAGTGCAGAGGAGCCCACACGTGGTTCCAGTCTCACAACACCAAgaccatgtcctgagccgaaatcaagagttgggacacttaaccaactgagccagccaggtgcccattGGATATCACATTCTTAAGAAAACCTTTCCTGAACTTCCAAGATCAAATGATCCACTAATGCACTACCATACCATCCAGCCCCTGCCATTTCTT
The sequence above is a segment of the Zalophus californianus isolate mZalCal1 chromosome 2, mZalCal1.pri.v2, whole genome shotgun sequence genome. Coding sequences within it:
- the CSN3 gene encoding kappa-casein isoform X2, yielding MMKSFFLVVNIVALALPFLGAEVQNQEQPPCRENDERPFNQKTAKYIPFHYVLNNYPRYEHTYYPHRPAVPINHQYVPYPYYAKLVVFRPHAQIPQWQVLPNAYPPTVVHRPHLHPSFIAVPAKKIQDKTGIPTINTIATAEPTLIPTTESRVDTVVTSEAFSEYTITSTPETTTVPVTSPIV
- the CSN3 gene encoding kappa-casein isoform X1, producing MMKSFFLVVNIVALALPFLQGAEVQNQEQPPCRENDERPFNQKTAKYIPFHYVLNNYPRYEHTYYPHRPAVPINHQYVPYPYYAKLVVFRPHAQIPQWQVLPNAYPPTVVHRPHLHPSFIAVPAKKIQDKTGIPTINTIATAEPTLIPTTESRVDTVVTSEAFSEYTITSTPETTTVPVTSPIV